The DNA window CCCTAGGACGGGTATGCGAAATTCGCCAGGCCGGTGCGTTGTCCGCTAATTGTGCCTTCAAGCCAGTGAATAACCGGCGTTATCTCCAGCGGGCGCCGCTGGTCTATCGTCAGAAGGGGCCCTAAAGACATGGGCTGCGCACGCCCGGCCAGTTGGGCCAGCTCCGGCAGATACTCTTCGCCGGGGTGGCCCGGCGACCGCGTCGCCAGCCGCGAGGCATAGCGCGCGACCGCCAGCTCGGGGGAGATATGGTTCCAGATCTCAATCACCTGCTCCACGCCCGCCTGCTGCAGCAATTTTTGCAAGGTCTCCCGGGGCTGGAAGCCGAACCAGGCGTCGATCAACCAGACCATGCTGGCAGGCGATGCGCCGACAATCGACCAGATCACCTCATACGCCGCACAGCCCAGTTGGCGATTCATTGGCCGGTCGACCGGGGCCAGACGCGCCATAAACGGCTCTTTGATGCCGTCGATCGTCAATACCGGCAGGCTGAAGGTCTCCGCCAGCAAACGGGTGATGGTACTCTTCCCCGAAGCCGGAATGCCGTTGATTAAAATAGCCGTTTTGCAGACTGGGGTCAGATGTCTGTTCATAGTAATGCGACAACCTCCTCCCGGCTGCGGGCCATCCGCAGTTTGGCCATCGTGTCATTGTTATCCAGCAGCGCGACGATGGAGCGGATCCCCTCCTCGATATGCGCATTGCTATCCCGGGCGCCAAACATAATGACGATGTCGGCCTTTTCACTGTCTGCAAAGGGAATCGGCTTTTCCAACAGCACCAGGCTAAAGCAGTTGCGTCTGACGCCGCACTCGGGTCGGGCATGGGGGATAGCAATACCTTCATCGAAAACGTAATAGGCGCCATGGTTCAGGGTATTGTCGATCACCGCCTGGCTATATTCGGTCGAAATAAAGCCTTTTGCCTCCAGCGGGCGGGCAGCCAGCTTTATTACCCGCTGCCAGTCGGACTCCACAACGCCAACCTGAATGGCATCGGCCTCAATAAGCAGTTCTTTTATGGTCATGCTGTATTCCTAAATATTGCGGCGAATAATATTGCGTAAATTATCAATCTGCAGAAACAGCGTATCAATATCCTGCCGGTGGGTGGTGCTTTTGGCATATATGGATAGCGCCCGGTTGTAAGTCAGCATCAATGTTTTTTGCACCTCGCTATTGCCAGGCTGGCGCTGTAGTTCGCCTTCCAGCCTGGCAATCTCCTCCGCCAACTGACGGGACTGTTGATCATAATCCTGCAGCGGGGTTTGCTCTTTTTTCCACAACGTTTTCAATGATTCAAACATAGCAAGTTCCCTCCCTGGCGGAAGACAGGGCAACGAAATAGAGAGTGACGGAGAAAACGTTATTTAAATAACGCCATTTTTTCCATTAAGACATCAGTGACAGCCTGGTTGGCGGGAATTAAGAATTTCCGTACGCTGTCATTCACTTTCCCTTTCTCAAACGTCGTTTTACAGCGGTCAACCCACTGCACGTTCATTTCCGTCCCGACGTTCACTTTATTAATCCCTTCGGTGACGGCCAGCCGCATATCCTCATCGCTGACACCGGTACCGCCATGCAGCACCAGCGGCACGCCGGTCGCCGCGCTAATCTGTTTCAGCCGCTGGTGCTGTATCTGCGCTTTACCGGTGTAGAGGCCATGCACAGTGCCCACCGAGACGGCCAGCATATCGACCTGGGTCTCCTCCACAAAGCGTTTCGCGTCTTCGACGGTGGTAAAACAGATATCTTCCGCCGCCACCGCTTTTCCATCCTCTGACCCACCGATCGCCCCCAGTTCGCCTTCTACCGTAATATTGCGCGGGCGGGCCATCTCCACCACTATTCGCGTATTACCGATATTTTCCTCAAGGCTTAAATGTGAGCCATCGTACATCACCGACGAAAAGCCCGCGTTCATTGCCGTCTCGATGGCCTTAATATCTGAGCAGTGGTCAAGATGCAGACAGGTTGGAATATTTTCACTGTCCGCTAATGAACGCACGGCGTCGACCAGCAAACGATAGCCGAGGTACTCCGCGGTCCCGGTTGAAATTTGGATCATTAACGGGCTGTGGCTGTTTTGCGCGGCTTTGAAAAATGCCGGTAGCATCTCAATACAGTGCAAGTTAAACGAGCCAATCGCTTTAAAATTTCTCTCTTGGGCGATTTTTAAAATCTCATTGAAATTATACAGACTCATGAACATTTTCCCCTTTCGGCTTAGCGGATTTCCCGTTGACAAACCATGCCAGTGCGGCGACAAACACAATAAATAAGGCGACAAAGAGCCAGTTATTCTGGAAGGCGTGGCCTAATACCAGACCCGAGCTGATGACGTCAGAGTCGCTGAAGGTGACGCCCGTAAAGCCGTAACTCTCCAGCATGGGCACCAGAATGGCCGGCAGAAACGTGATAAACAGACCGTGAATAACCCCGCCGATCATTGCCCCGCGGCGTCCGCCCAGCGCGTTGCCAAATACCCCTGCCGTGCCGCCGGCGAAAAAGTTGGTTAACAGCCCGGGGAGGATCATCGCCAGACCGAACATTGGGAAGACCAGCATGCCGATAATCGAGCCGACGGTCGTCGCCAGAAATCCGACAATCACCGCATTCGGCGCATAAGGAAACAGTACCGGGCAATCGAGAGCCGGCTTCGCATCCGGAACAATCCGCATCGCGATACCGCGAAAGGCCGGCACCAGCTCATTGAGCAATAAACGCACACCGCTATAGAGGACAAAAACCCCGGCGACAAACTGAATGGACTGCATAAAGGCATACATCAGGTAGTTAATCCCGCCGGAGAACTGCGCGATGTACTGCGGGCCCGCCGCGATAGCCGGGATGAGATACATCGGCACCATCACCACCGCCATGGCCAGATAGGTATCCTGCAGAAACTTAAAGTTATCAGGCAGCTCGAGATCTTCCGTGGAGCGGGAACCTTTGCCGACGACCTTCGCGACGGCGGCCTGCACCAGATAACCGATGGTACAGAAGTGCCCCAGGGCTACGTCGTCAGACCCGGTTATGCGCCTGACCACCGGCTGCGCCAGGGCCGGCATTAACACCGCCATCACGCCGCCGAAGATGCCCCCGGTTAAAATCAGCGGTACGCCGGTGAGCCCGGATTTATAGCCAATCACGGCGCCGATCGTCGCCATCCACAGCAGCGCCTGACCGGTCAGGAAAATATATTTTAGCGGCGTCAGACGGGCGATAATAATATTGACGGCAAAGATCACCAGCAGCGTCAGCGCCACTTCCGAACCTAATTCCCGATTCGCTAACCCGGCGATGGCGGCCACATCGGTAATGTAGCCCTTCATGCCAAACCCGTGGGTGAAGATATCGTTAAGGAAGGTTAGCGTGGCGACAATGATGTTGATCCCAGCCATCATAATTAAGAAGCCGAGCAGCGTTTTAAACGTCCCTTCCGCGGTTTTGCCCGGGGATTTCTTTTGCAGGATCAGGCCAAGCATGGCAATAAAAGCAATAAGAATAGATGCCTGACCAAGTAAATCCTTAACGATAAACGTAACGAAGCTATTCATAATCAGCCACCTTCAGATGACGTTCTTTTAAGAATGCGACGATTTTGGTTTCAATTTCCTCTTTATCCGTAAGTTTATTGAGCACCACGACGCGTTTAATTTCCTCTTCAGTGGCATCGGCGGTTAAGATGTCGGCAAAGGTTTTTTGCGTCAAAATCATATCCGATTTAAAGGCTCCGGCTTCGGATACGGTGGTGTGTTCTATATGAGCGGGAATTTCCAGCTTTTTTAAAACTGCCTTCGCCGTCATTTCAATGGCAAAGCTTGAACCGAGGCCGCAGCCACATACGCATAAAATTTTCAGCATGGAGGGTCTCCTCAAATAATATTGAGTTGCTTGGCAAGTTTATAATGATGTCCTTCAGTATCGACCAGACGTTTTTTCATACTGACTAAATCAATCGGAATAGGTTTATTACTGGAATTAATTATTATGGCTTTATTTTTCATACCTGACTGAATACAGCGAACCACCTCACTGGCCATAATGGTGCCCTGATAAATCTCTTCACAGGTCGGTTCACCGCTGCGTAAGCCATAGCCGACAATCGTTTTACGGATACGGACGCCAATTTGCGGTTCCAGCTGTTTGATCATGGTATCAATCGCTCCCTGAAAGCCGGGAGAGTACTCTTTGGTGTAGCCTTCTGAGCAGAGGATAACGACGCTATTCTGCATGCTCAGCTTCCGGGTAATCCGTTCCGCAAGCATGGCCAGCGGCATCTGCGCCTCCGGGATCAGGGCAATATCCGCATTGCATTTAATGGCGGACTGTAACGTTAGTTCTCCACAATAACCTCCTAATATCTCAACCATAAAAACCCGCCCCGGCAGCGCTCTTCCGGTATTTCTTAAACGGGAGACTTCTTTAATAATCTGCTCGCAGGCCGTGGAAAAACCAATCGTATAATCACTACCATACACATCATTATCGATAGTCATTCCCACGCCAAAGCAATTAATATCAAATTCACTTAGGGTATTGAGAAACTGCAGGCTGCCATCCCCCCCGGCCATAATAAGCACATCAATACGCAACGATTTAAGTTTTTTAGCAATCATTTCATATTCGCTGCGCTGCAGTTTGCGACTGGTGCGTCCGGAGGTAATGATCGGCACAGCGGTAATAGAGAAATCAACCAGATCGCGCCACGCGATATCCTGATGATTTTTCTCCAGCAGGCCAGGAATACCGCCATTAAACAGGGTGATCTCGGCATCAGCCTGCCTGGCAATCTGGAATATAAAATTATTCATTCCCGAAACATCCCCGCCGCTAATAACGATGCCAATTTTCATGACGCTTCCTCGCTCA is part of the Klebsiella quasipneumoniae subsp. quasipneumoniae genome and encodes:
- a CDS encoding PTS sugar transporter subunit IIB — translated: MLKILCVCGCGLGSSFAIEMTAKAVLKKLEIPAHIEHTTVSEAGAFKSDMILTQKTFADILTADATEEEIKRVVVLNKLTDKEEIETKIVAFLKERHLKVADYE
- a CDS encoding PTS sugar transporter subunit IIC, which produces MNSFVTFIVKDLLGQASILIAFIAMLGLILQKKSPGKTAEGTFKTLLGFLIMMAGINIIVATLTFLNDIFTHGFGMKGYITDVAAIAGLANRELGSEVALTLLVIFAVNIIIARLTPLKYIFLTGQALLWMATIGAVIGYKSGLTGVPLILTGGIFGGVMAVLMPALAQPVVRRITGSDDVALGHFCTIGYLVQAAVAKVVGKGSRSTEDLELPDNFKFLQDTYLAMAVVMVPMYLIPAIAAGPQYIAQFSGGINYLMYAFMQSIQFVAGVFVLYSGVRLLLNELVPAFRGIAMRIVPDAKPALDCPVLFPYAPNAVIVGFLATTVGSIIGMLVFPMFGLAMILPGLLTNFFAGGTAGVFGNALGGRRGAMIGGVIHGLFITFLPAILVPMLESYGFTGVTFSDSDVISSGLVLGHAFQNNWLFVALFIVFVAALAWFVNGKSAKPKGENVHESV
- a CDS encoding ketose-bisphosphate aldolase; protein product: MSLYNFNEILKIAQERNFKAIGSFNLHCIEMLPAFFKAAQNSHSPLMIQISTGTAEYLGYRLLVDAVRSLADSENIPTCLHLDHCSDIKAIETAMNAGFSSVMYDGSHLSLEENIGNTRIVVEMARPRNITVEGELGAIGGSEDGKAVAAEDICFTTVEDAKRFVEETQVDMLAVSVGTVHGLYTGKAQIQHQRLKQISAATGVPLVLHGGTGVSDEDMRLAVTEGINKVNVGTEMNVQWVDRCKTTFEKGKVNDSVRKFLIPANQAVTDVLMEKMALFK
- a CDS encoding 6-phosphofructokinase, whose protein sequence is MKIGIVISGGDVSGMNNFIFQIARQADAEITLFNGGIPGLLEKNHQDIAWRDLVDFSITAVPIITSGRTSRKLQRSEYEMIAKKLKSLRIDVLIMAGGDGSLQFLNTLSEFDINCFGVGMTIDNDVYGSDYTIGFSTACEQIIKEVSRLRNTGRALPGRVFMVEILGGYCGELTLQSAIKCNADIALIPEAQMPLAMLAERITRKLSMQNSVVILCSEGYTKEYSPGFQGAIDTMIKQLEPQIGVRIRKTIVGYGLRSGEPTCEEIYQGTIMASEVVRCIQSGMKNKAIIINSSNKPIPIDLVSMKKRLVDTEGHHYKLAKQLNII
- a CDS encoding PTS sugar transporter subunit IIA; this encodes MTIKELLIEADAIQVGVVESDWQRVIKLAARPLEAKGFISTEYSQAVIDNTLNHGAYYVFDEGIAIPHARPECGVRRNCFSLVLLEKPIPFADSEKADIVIMFGARDSNAHIEEGIRSIVALLDNNDTMAKLRMARSREEVVALL
- a CDS encoding AAA family ATPase, whose translation is MNRHLTPVCKTAILINGIPASGKSTITRLLAETFSLPVLTIDGIKEPFMARLAPVDRPMNRQLGCAAYEVIWSIVGASPASMVWLIDAWFGFQPRETLQKLLQQAGVEQVIEIWNHISPELAVARYASRLATRSPGHPGEEYLPELAQLAGRAQPMSLGPLLTIDQRRPLEITPVIHWLEGTISGQRTGLANFAYPS